One Glycine max cultivar Williams 82 chromosome 3, Glycine_max_v4.0, whole genome shotgun sequence DNA window includes the following coding sequences:
- the LOC100814127 gene encoding DEAD-box ATP-dependent RNA helicase 35 codes for MEEDDYVEYVPVAKRRALEAQKILQRKGKASAVTDDDLEKQRVAETKPSLLVKASQLKREQPEISVTEQIVQQEKEMIENLSDRKTLMSVRELAKGITYTEPLPTGWKPPLHVRRMSKKECDLIRKQWHIIVDGGDIPPPIKNFKDMRFPEPVLKKLKAKGIVQPTPIQVQGLPVILSGRDMIGIAFTGSGKTLVFVLPMIMMAMQEEIMMPIVPGEGPFGLIICPSRELARQTYEVIEQFLIPLKEAGYPELRPLLCIGGVDMRSQLDIVKKGVHIVVATPGRLKDMLAKKKMNLDNCRYLTLDEADRLVDLGFEDDIREVFDHFKAQRQTLLFSATMPTKIQNFARSALVKPIIVNVGRAGAANLDVIQEVEYVKQEAKIVYLLECLQKTPPPVLIFCENKADVDDIHEYLLLKGVEAVAIHGGKDQEEREYAIAAFKAGKKDVLVATDVASKGLDFPDIQHVINYDMPAEIENYVHRIGRTGRCGKTGIATTFINKNQSETTLLDLKHLLQEAKQRIPPVLAELNDPMEDNEEITDISGVKGCAYCGGLGHRIRDCPKLEHQKSMAIANNRKDYFGSGGYRGEI; via the coding sequence ATGGAAGAAGATGATTATGTGGAGTATGTGCCCGTGGCCAAGCGTCGTGCCTTGGAAGCTCAGAAGATTCTCCAACGCAAAGGGAAGGCCTCTGCTGTCACTGACGATGATTTGGAGAAACAAAGAGTGGCTGAAACTAAGCCCAGTCTTCTGGTTAAAGCGTCGCAGCTGAAACGAGAGCAACCTGAGATCAGTGTGACCGAGCAGATTGTTCAACAGGAGAAGGAGATGATTGAAAACTTGTCAGATAGGAAAACCCTCATGTCTGTCCGCGAATTGGCCAAGGGGATTACTTATACGGAACCTTTGCCTACAGGGTGGAAGCCGCCTTTGCATGTGAGAAGGATGTCTAAGAAGGAGTGTGATTTGATTCGAAAGCAGTGGCATATAATTGTTGATGGCGGTGATATCCCACCCCCGATTAAGAATTTTAAGGATATGAGGTTTCCGGAGCCGGTTTTGAAGAAGTTGAAAGCTAAGGGGATTGTACAACCAACACCCATTCAGGTGCAAGGTCTGCCTGTTATCTTATCTGGGCGGGATATGATTGGGATTGCATTCACGGGCTCAGGAAAAACTCTGGTCTTTGTGCTTCCGATGATCATGATGGCAATGCAAGAGGAAATCATGATGCCTATTGTTCCTGGAGAAGGTCCAtttggtttgattatttgtCCATCAAGGGAACTGGCAAGGCAGACATATGAAGTGATTGAACAGTTCTTGATACCTTTGAAGGAAGCTGGATATCCAGAGCTCAGGCCTTTGCTCTGTATTGGTGGAGTGGATATGAGATCGCAGCTTGATATTGTGAAGAAGGGTGTTCATATTGTTGTTGCCACTCCTGGGAGGTTGAAAGATATGTTGgccaagaagaaaatgaatcttGATAATTGCAGGTATTTAACATTAGATGAGGCTGATCGATTGGTAGATTTGGGATTTGAAGATGACATTAGAGAAGTTTTTGATCACTTCAAAGCTCAAAGGCAGACTCTTCTATTTTCTGCTACTATGCCTACCAAAATTCAGAACTTTGCCAGAAGCGCTTTGGTGAAACCTATTATTGTCAATGTGGGACGTGCAGGGGCTGCAAATCTTGATGTAATTCAGGAGGTAGAGTATGTTAAGCAAGAGGCAAAAATAGTTTATCTCCTTGAGTGTCTACAAAAAACCCCACCTCCTGTTCTGATATTTTGTGAGAATAAGGCTGACGTTGATGACATCCATGAATACCTTCTCTTGAAAGGAGTGGAAGCAGTGGCCATCCATGGAGGCAAGGATCAGGAAGAGAGAGAGTATGCCATTGCTGCTTTTAAGGCTGGAAAGAAAGATGTGTTGGTAGCAACTGATGTTGCATCCAAAGGTTTGGATTTTCCTGATATTCAGCATGTCATTAACTATGATATGCCAgctgaaattgaaaattatgtCCATAGGATTGGAAGGACTGGACGATGTGGAAAGACTGGTATAGCGACAACATTTATAAACAAGAATCAAAGTGAGACAACATTACTTGACTTGAAACACCTCTTGCAAGAAGCAAAGCAAAGGATTCCCCCAGTTTTGGCTGAGTTGAATGATCCAATGGAAGATAATGAAGAGATCACAGACATAAGTGGGGTCAAAGGATGTGCATATTGTGGTGGGCTTGGTCATCGTATCCGTGATTGTCCCAAATTAGAACATCAGAAGAGCATGGCGATAGCAAATAATAGAAAGGATTATTTTGGATCTGGAGGTTACAGAGGGGAAATTTGA
- the LOC102669199 gene encoding uncharacterized protein — MELIQENFNDDFMDHASNSPPNSSYISGLVGAPQLDPRVGLEYQVEVPSIIKQSEQLQLLMNPAESEVGHDNSLSFAIGLPISVTWIHNEVENSGHEGWGYLRDNRKELKPITSQSVMTGDNNSSQLGKSKTYALVPGTLSNSWSDTDAKSFLLGLYIFRKNFVQIKRFLENKGIGEILAFYYGKFYKSDEYRRWSDCRKIKGRKSTIGQKLFTGRRLHELLSRLIPHVSEESKDILLQVSKSYMEGRASLEEYISSLKSTVGLGVLVEAVGIGKEKEDLTCLAVEPGKNNWVFSAPTCKAWSSLGPSDIMKFLTGFRLSKAKSKDLFWEAVWPRLLARGWHSEQPKNQGYVSSKDYLVFLVPGVEEFSRTKLVKGDHYFDSVCDILSKVVAEPNLLDLEEAKVDICNDEEPERGLNKDDQSDYHPQTYLKPRSSTYNTDHIKFTVIDTSLVHGRKSSDLREFKSVPVNSVGNVEVNAAGTHKGAKYIKDMPENIDQKLTDTSMLCEGKLLPARELKYLPVEVENTSKMEANMLIYDKNNISNADSQNNAKKMEESLENQKTSVSNDNQLKSAIKQRFSPRVRPGYSKHPILPFKKRRLTACAKAETSQIIGNSSGDLGSEKMTFSQENVDDPVSCQKSGASAEKSVEENNEESILNEVCQCTSVSDDKVEKSESQSSVTFKIPQVALNSEDGERATVEEDGQCLKANDQCLSSDAQAVVEQPPRTSGDVGSMENQPNMNSRRQSTRNRSLSLRALESLANEFTLGERRQKRKNIQTQR; from the exons ATGGAATTAATTCAGGAGAATTTTAACGATGATTTCATGGATCATGCATCTAATAGTCCTCCAAATTCCTCTTATATAAGCGGTTTAGTCGGTGCTCCACAGCTGGATCCTCGGGTTGGTCTTGAATACCAGGTGGAAGTTCCTTCCATAATAAAACAATCAGAACAGCTTCAACTTCTAATGAATCCTGCTGAGTCAGAAGTTGGGCATGACAATTCACTTTCCTTCGCAATTGGTTTACCCATCTCTGTTACATGGATACATAATGAAGTGGAGAATAGTGGACATGAAGGATGGGGATATCTTAGAGACAACAGGAAAGAATTGAAACCAATCACATCTCAATCTGTGATGACAGGAGACAACAATTCAAGCCAACTGGGTAAAAGCAAAACTTATGCATTGGTCCCTGGCACATTAAGTAACTCCTGGAGTGACACTGATGCAAAAAGTTTTCTCCTTGGGCTGTATATTTTTCGGAAGAATTTTGTTCAGATAAAAAGATTCTTAGAGAACAAAGGGATAGGGGAAATACTTGCATTTTACTATGGAAAGTTTTACAAATCTGATGAATATCGTAGATGGTCAGACTGCAGGAAGATAAAAGGGAGAAAGTCTACGATAGGACAAAAACTTTTCACTGGACGGAGGCTACATGAACTATTGTCTCGCTTGATTCCCCATGTCTCAGAAGAATCTAAAGACATTTTGCTACAG GTTTCTAAGTCATATATGGAGGGCAGAGCTTCTTTAGAAGAATACATATCTTCTTTAAAGTCCACTGTTGGACTTGGTGTTCTTGTGGAAGCAGTAGGTATTGGAAAGGAGAAGGAAGACCTTACATGTCTTGCTGTGGAACCTGGGAAGAACAATTGGGTGTTTTCAGCGCCAACTTGCAAAGCTTGGTCTTCTCTTGGACCTAGTGatataatgaaatttttaacaGGATTTCGACTGAGCAAGGCCAAAAGTAAGGATCTCTTCTGGGAAGCTGTTTGGCCCCGCTTACTGGCAAGAGGTTGGCACTCTGAGCAACCAAAGAATCAAGGCTATGTCAGCTCCAAAGATTATCTGGTTTTTCTTGTCCCTGGTGTTGAGGAGTTTTCAAGAACAAAACTTGTGAAAGGTGACCATTACTTTGATTCTGTTTGTGATATCTTGAGCAAAGTGGTAGCTGAACCAAATCtacttgatcttgaagaagCTAAAGTTGATATCTGCAATGATGAAGAGCCAGAAAGGGGATTGAATAAGGATGATCAATCTgattatcatcctcaaacataCCTCAAGCCCCGTTCTTCTACTTACAACACAGATCATATAAAATTCACGGTTATCGATACCAGTTTGGTGCATGGAAGGAAGTCATCTGATTTACGAGAATTTAAATCTGTACCTGTTAATTCAGTGGGTAACGTTGAGGTAAATGCTGCTGGTACACATAAAGGGGccaaatatattaaggatatgCCTGAAAACATTGATCAAAAGTTGACTGATACCAGCATGCTTTGTGAAGGTAAATTATTGCCGGCGAGAGAACTGAAATATCTGCCAGTTGAAGTGGAAAATACTTCTAAGATGGAAGCTAATATGCTGATAtatgacaaaaataatattagtaatGCTGATAGCCAAAACAATgcaaagaaaatggaagaaagcCTGGAGAATCAGAAGACCTCCGTGTCTAATGATAATCAACTAAAGAGCGCCATAAAGCAACGATTCAGTCCGAGAGTGAGACCAGGTTATTCCAAACATCCCATTCTTCCCTTCAAAAAGAGGAGATTGACTGCTTGTGCCAAGGCAGAGACAAGCCAAATCATTGGGAACTCCTCAGGAGACTTGGGATCCGAAAAAATGACATTCTctcaagaaaatgttgatgatCCTGTTAGCTGTCAGAAGAGTGGAGCATCTGCTGAAAAAAGTGTGGAAGAGAATAACGAAGAAAGCATTCTCAATGAAGTTTGTCAATGCACGAGTGTTTCTGATGATAAAGTTGAGAAATCTGAATCACAGTCATCAGTCACCTTCAAGATACCCCAAGTTGCATTGAACTCTGAAGATGGTGAAAGGGCAACGGTGGAGGAAGATGGGCAGTGCCTAAAGGCAAATGATCAATGTTTATCATCTGATGCTCAGGCAGTGGTTGAACAGCCACCGAGAACCTCTGGTGATGTTGGTTCTATGGAAAATCAGCCTAATATGAATTCCAGGAGGCAGAGCACAAGAAACCGATCACTGTCACTTAGAGCGTTGGAATCTCTAGCAAATGAATTCACGCTTGGGGAAAGGAGACAGAAGAGGAAAAACATCCAAACACAACGATGA